The nucleotide sequence CTCGCACACCGGAGCCAGCCGGGAGAGCGCGACGACCTCGTGGCGGCGCGGCAGCAACGTCTGGTCGATGATGCGCATGGCGCCGGCGGCAAAGCGAACGGTGGGCAGTGCGTCGAAGGTGCTCACGTTACACCTGCTTCATCATGTCCAGCAGTCGCGCCACCGGCAGCCCGACCACGTTGAAGAAACATCCCTCGACGGAACGAATCAGCCCAGCGCCGATTCCCTGCGCGGCGTACGACCCGGCCTTGTCGCGCCCCTCACCGGTGGCGACGTAGCGCTCGATCTCGGCGTCGTCGAGGTCGCGAAAGGTCACGCGGGTGCGCTCGCTCCCGGACATCGCCAGCCCGCGCGCATCGCGGCGCAGGGCGACACCGGTGACGACGTGGTGGCTGCGTCCGGCGAGTGCGCGCAGAAACCGGGCCGCCTCGGCGTCGTCGGCGGGCTTGTTGAGGATGACGCCGTCCACGATGACCACGGTGTCGGCCGCGACCACCAGCGCCTGCGGACGGCGCGCGGCCACGTGCGCGCACTTGCGCTCCGCGAGCAGCGCGGGTACCGCGAACACGTCGTCGTGGGCGATGTCTTCCTCGAGGTGCTCCGGCGCGGGCTCCACCTCGAAGTCGAAGCCGAGGCCGCGCAGAATTTCGATGCGGCGCGGCGAGCGCGACGCCAGCACGAGGCCGCGCTGATGTTCGGGAGCGAGGAAGGGGTTCACGTCAGTCCCTGTCGATCACGATGGTTACCGGCCCGTCGTTCACCAGCGACACCTGCATCGACGCCTGGAACTCGCCCGTCTCCACCCGGCCGGGCAGTTCTTCGCGCATGGCCGCGACGAAGCGGTCGTACAGCGCGCGCGCATCGCCCGGGGCCGCACTCGCATCGAAGCTGGGGCGCGCACCCTTGCGCACATCGCCGTAGAGGGTGAACTGCGACACCACCAGAACACTCCCCTGCACCGCATCCAGCGCCAGCGACATGCGTTCCGCTTCGTCCTCGAACACGCGCAGCGACGCCACCTTGCGCGCCATCCAGCGCACCGCTTCCTCGTTGTCGCCCTTGCGGAATCCCGCCAGCACCACGAAGCCCGGCCCGATGCGCCCGGTCTCGCGGCCCGCCACCGTCACGCTGGCCTCGGCCACGCGCTGCACCACCACGCGCATCAGCTGCCGCTCTCGCGCATGTCCACCAGGCGCAGGTCCGGGTAGACGGTCCCGAGGTAGGCGCTCTTGCGGATGGTCACCGCCAGGTCGAGCGCGCGCCCGTGCAGGTCCTCAGGGGTCTGCGGGCGCTCCCAGCCAAAGGCGATGGCGGAACCGCGCGCGCCCTCGCCGTCCATGAAGAAGAGTTTCATGTGCCCGTCGCCCACGATGGTGGTGTCGCGCAGCACCTGCACGTCGCGCAGCAGCCACACC is from Candidatus Krumholzibacteriia bacterium and encodes:
- a CDS encoding Maf family protein, with the translated sequence MNPFLAPEHQRGLVLASRSPRRIEILRGLGFDFEVEPAPEHLEEDIAHDDVFAVPALLAERKCAHVAARRPQALVVAADTVVIVDGVILNKPADDAEAARFLRALAGRSHHVVTGVALRRDARGLAMSGSERTRVTFRDLDDAEIERYVATGEGRDKAGSYAAQGIGAGLIRSVEGCFFNVVGLPVARLLDMMKQV
- the dtd gene encoding D-aminoacyl-tRNA deacylase, with the translated sequence MRVVVQRVAEASVTVAGRETGRIGPGFVVLAGFRKGDNEEAVRWMARKVASLRVFEDEAERMSLALDAVQGSVLVVSQFTLYGDVRKGARPSFDASAAPGDARALYDRFVAAMREELPGRVETGEFQASMQVSLVNDGPVTIVIDRD